The following coding sequences are from one Lolium rigidum isolate FL_2022 chromosome 6, APGP_CSIRO_Lrig_0.1, whole genome shotgun sequence window:
- the LOC124663124 gene encoding uncharacterized protein LOC124663124, whose translation MKNKNGRRWRINLAREKAAAAAAPDRLSDLPNDLLLNILERVDTVDAVKTCILSKQLLKLPAMLSQLYVSISSFSTSSPGSVIRANRAVARVTDNILSTRSPEITIRRLKIRFVLKLHDSRSIAKSVVDAMATQKIHSAELEIITDKAFKNSSPDDLVQSGRQFNTFLGACPDAFACLTRLWLRNMRFGELDIPNILTTCKCLEALRLSNCDSGVISVLRVEHDQLVELHIDYGDFERVELIFLPKLQRVSYVFNNWASSSYKDPMYFGIAPQLSKLSLTRTGIHLDKPLELSQLLANVPSIDDLHLDFRSEKIWVLPECRELLMPVLSKLLYLSLDNLPEGCDIAWTMFILEGAPSLKELCIMVRDHWCIMATDKEYRRANGYCEKEEVKWKSLASDFKHRNLVKLTIYGFQPDDNFVRYIRRVVEVAVKLLEISLHDRNVCGKDCADLNPEINVCPSRYPRTAEERKQTTKALSLASRAKVHFWS comes from the exons ATGAAGAATAAGAACGGTCGCCGCTGGCGCATT AACCTTGCTCGTGAGAAagctgccgctgctgccgctcccgACAGGCTTAGTGACCTGCCCAATGACCTCTTGCTAAACATCCTGGAGAGGGTGGACACAGTCGATGCAGTGAAGACATGCATCCTCTCGAAGCAACTGCTGAAGCTCCCTGCTATGCTCTCACAATTGTATGTAAGCATTAGTTCCTTTTCGACTTCCAGCCCCGGTTCTGTGATCCGAGCCAACCGAGCTGTGGCTCGTGTAACGGATAACATCTTGAGCACGAGGAGCCCAGAAATAACCATCAGAAGACTCAAAATCAGATTTGTCTTGAAGCTTCATGACTCTCGCTCTATCGCCAAATCTGTTGTCGACGCCATGGCCACCCAGAAAATTCACTCAGCTGAGCTTGAGATCATAACGGACAAGGCTTTCAAGAACTCCTCTCCTGATGATCTTGTCCAATCTGGGAGGCAGTTCAATACTTTTCTTGGTGCTTGCCCGGACGCATTTGCTTGCCTCACGCGCCTGTGGCTGCGCAATATGAGGTTTGGTGAGCTAGACATCCCCAACATCCTCACCACTTGCAAGTGTTTGGAGGCTTTGCGTTTATCCAACTGCGACTCAGGGGTCATTTCTGTGCTGCGAGTAGAACATGATCAACTTGTCGAGCTTCATATCGACTATGGGGATTTTGAGAGAGTTGAGCTCATCTTTTTGCCCAAACTCCAACGGGTGAGCTATGTATTTAATAATTGGGCCTCCTCCTCGTATAAAGACCCCATGTATTTTGGTATTGCACCACAGCTTTCAAAGCTAAGCCTCACTAGAACTGGTATCCACTTGGATAAGCCTCTTGAGTTGAGTCAGCTCCTTGCTAATGTGCCCTCAATAGACGATCTGCATCTGGATTTTCGAAGTGAAAAG ATTTGGGTTCTACCAGAATGCCGGGAGCTGCTCATGCCTGTGCTCAGCAAACTGCTGTATCTGAGTCTGGACAATCTTCCTGAAGGGTGTGATATagcttggacaatgtttattcttGAAGGTGCACCCTCGCTAAAAGAACTATGCATCATGGTACGGGATCATTGGTGCATAATGGCGACAGACAAAGAGTACCGAAGGGCAAATGGTTACTGCGAAAAAGAAGAAGTGAAGTGGAAGTCACTTGCTTCTGATTTCAAGCACAGGAATCTGGTCAAGCTCACCATTTACGGCTTCCAACCCGACGATAACTTTGTGCGATACATCAGGCGTGTCGTGGAAGTCGCGGTTAAACTGTTAGAGATATCCCTTCATGACAGGAATGTGTGTGGGAAGGATTGTGCTGACTTGAATCCAGAGATCAATGTGTGTCCGTCAAGATATCCGAGGACCGCTGAGGAGAGGAAACAGACAACCAAGGCGTTGAGTTTGGCTTCGCGTGCCAAGGTTCACTTCTGGTCCTAA